In the genome of Methylophaga nitratireducenticrescens, one region contains:
- the glnE gene encoding bifunctional [glutamate--ammonia ligase]-adenylyl-L-tyrosine phosphorylase/[glutamate--ammonia-ligase] adenylyltransferase, with protein sequence MTISPPLLTEQWLSILQDKQYLLDAAPEVLTASEYVLNQGDRQPQRLRELVESGDLEIVYAEDGYQQRLQTRLAKVNDEATLHQQLRIFRHREMVRIIWRDLSGWADLTETVRELTALADCCVRQALNKLYHWQTELLGTPTNNAGDPQHLIVLGMGKMGAGELNLSSDIDLIFTYPDEGETQGARKSLTNEEFFTRLGRKLIQALDNVTVDGFVFRVDMRLRPFGDSGSLVASFDAMEDYYQTQGREWERYAMIKARPVTGSEQDKKAVNELLRPFVYRRYLDYGMFDSLREMKSMIARQLHLKGMENNIKLGAGGIREIEFIGQVFQLIYGGRDRPLQQRPILTILDLLAERKLLSGYAVTALKNAYIFLRRTEHRIQAWADQQTHLLPKDNVAQMRLARSMGFGSWDEFATTLNEHRQQVHEHFAQLLTAPQADNEATETIALLTSSEEEIFAYLKKWGYHEPEQSQQTIEKLLNLHVVKNLSHTGLGRLKKLLPLLVQAAAGTDDPDTCLNRMIPLLESIMRRSAYMSLLVENTLALSQLVKLCAASPLISHQLARYPVLLDELLDPRSLYEVPGREQQKALLNQFLSVAEDTDLEQQMNLLREFRQIATLHVAAADVTEVLPLMRVGDQLSELAEILLERVLLLAWQHLIVRHGLPPAADKDDMLECGFSVIAYGKLGGLELGYGSDLDLVFVFNDALKGMTDGNKPVDLMVFYTRLAQRMIHLLNTVTSGGVLYEVDMRLRPRGNSGLLVSPISGFADYQQSEAWTWEHQALVRARCVAGDKKLAGQFSHIRQQVLCKSRTESELAKEVSEMRHKMRQQLDKSSVGKFDLKQGVGGITDIEFMVQYAVLAWSANLPDLMVYTDNIRILDALVATGKLSEQEGTMLADAYRYYRSEANHCVLQEQPAVVPEAKVVDFQQQVNAIWQRWLG encoded by the coding sequence ATGACCATCTCTCCTCCGCTACTGACAGAACAATGGCTATCAATTCTGCAGGATAAGCAATATCTGCTCGATGCTGCTCCTGAAGTATTAACTGCCAGTGAGTATGTGTTGAATCAGGGCGACAGACAGCCACAGCGGTTGCGTGAGTTGGTTGAAAGTGGTGATTTGGAAATTGTCTATGCAGAAGATGGCTATCAGCAGCGATTACAAACCCGACTGGCAAAGGTAAATGATGAAGCTACTTTGCACCAACAGTTGCGGATATTTCGACATCGCGAAATGGTTCGTATCATTTGGCGGGATTTAAGTGGTTGGGCGGATCTGACAGAAACGGTGCGAGAGTTGACTGCACTGGCAGATTGCTGCGTAAGACAGGCATTAAACAAACTTTATCATTGGCAAACTGAATTATTGGGCACACCAACAAATAATGCGGGCGACCCACAGCATTTGATTGTGCTGGGAATGGGGAAAATGGGTGCTGGTGAGCTGAATCTCTCTTCAGATATTGATTTGATTTTTACCTATCCTGATGAGGGTGAAACACAAGGCGCCCGAAAAAGCCTGACCAATGAAGAGTTTTTTACTCGCCTTGGCCGCAAACTGATTCAGGCTCTCGATAACGTGACAGTTGATGGTTTTGTGTTTCGGGTAGACATGCGTCTACGCCCTTTTGGTGATAGTGGTTCGTTGGTAGCCAGTTTCGATGCCATGGAGGATTATTATCAGACTCAGGGCCGGGAATGGGAACGCTATGCGATGATTAAGGCAAGACCTGTCACTGGCAGTGAACAGGATAAAAAAGCCGTCAACGAGCTGCTAAGACCCTTTGTCTATCGGCGTTATCTTGATTACGGCATGTTTGATTCCTTGCGCGAGATGAAATCGATGATCGCCAGGCAACTGCATTTAAAGGGTATGGAAAACAATATCAAGCTTGGTGCAGGAGGAATACGCGAAATTGAATTTATTGGTCAGGTGTTCCAGTTGATTTATGGCGGGCGTGACAGGCCTTTGCAACAAAGACCCATTCTGACGATTCTGGATTTATTGGCGGAACGAAAATTACTGTCAGGATACGCGGTAACGGCTTTAAAAAATGCTTATATTTTTTTGCGGCGTACTGAACATCGTATTCAGGCCTGGGCGGATCAACAAACCCATTTATTGCCTAAAGATAATGTAGCGCAGATGCGTCTGGCGCGTAGTATGGGTTTTGGAAGCTGGGATGAATTCGCCACAACGCTCAATGAACATCGTCAGCAGGTTCATGAACATTTTGCGCAGTTGCTTACCGCCCCTCAGGCCGATAATGAAGCCACTGAGACAATTGCACTGTTAACTTCCAGCGAGGAAGAAATCTTTGCATACTTGAAGAAATGGGGATATCACGAACCGGAGCAATCCCAGCAGACGATTGAAAAACTATTGAACCTGCATGTCGTCAAAAACCTCAGTCACACAGGTCTTGGACGACTCAAAAAATTATTGCCGTTATTGGTTCAGGCAGCTGCTGGTACTGACGATCCCGATACCTGTCTGAACCGGATGATTCCGCTATTGGAATCCATCATGCGGCGTTCAGCCTATATGTCGCTATTGGTCGAAAACACCTTGGCATTGTCGCAGCTGGTCAAACTCTGTGCAGCGAGCCCGCTGATCAGTCATCAATTGGCCCGCTATCCGGTGTTGCTGGATGAATTACTGGATCCACGCTCGCTTTATGAAGTGCCCGGCCGTGAACAGCAAAAAGCTTTATTGAATCAATTTCTATCAGTTGCTGAAGACACCGATCTTGAGCAGCAAATGAATTTATTGCGTGAGTTTCGGCAAATTGCGACTTTGCATGTCGCTGCGGCAGATGTCACTGAAGTATTACCGTTAATGCGTGTTGGTGATCAGCTCAGCGAACTGGCAGAAATTCTGTTGGAACGGGTATTGCTGTTAGCATGGCAACATCTGATTGTGCGTCACGGATTACCACCGGCAGCGGATAAAGACGATATGTTGGAGTGCGGCTTTAGTGTGATTGCCTATGGCAAATTAGGTGGGCTGGAGTTGGGCTATGGCTCGGATCTGGATTTGGTATTTGTGTTCAATGATGCGTTGAAAGGAATGACGGATGGGAACAAGCCAGTTGATTTAATGGTGTTTTATACCCGGCTGGCACAACGGATGATCCACTTATTAAATACCGTAACATCGGGTGGCGTGCTTTATGAAGTCGATATGCGACTGCGTCCTAGAGGTAACTCGGGTTTGCTGGTCAGTCCGATTTCAGGCTTTGCTGATTATCAGCAAAGCGAAGCGTGGACTTGGGAACATCAGGCGCTGGTGAGAGCAAGGTGTGTAGCAGGTGATAAAAAATTAGCCGGGCAGTTCAGCCATATTCGTCAGCAGGTTTTGTGCAAATCACGTACTGAATCAGAGTTGGCAAAAGAAGTCAGCGAAATGCGCCATAAAATGCGTCAGCAACTGGACAAGTCTTCTGTAGGAAAATTTGATCTTAAGCAGGGTGTTGGAGGTATCACAGATATTGAATTTATGGTGCAATATGCAGTACTTGCGTGGTCAGCAAACTTGCCAGATCTGATGGTTTACACCGATAATATCCGAATTTTGGATGCTTTAGTCGCGACAGGCAAGCTCAGTGAGCAAGAAGGGACCATGCTCGCAGATGCATATCGGTATTACCGTAGTGAAGCAAATCACTGTGTCCTGCAGGAACAGCCGGCAGTAGTGCCGGAAGCCAAAGTGGTCGATTTTCAGCAACAAGTGAATGCAATTTGGCAACGCTGGTTAGGTTAA
- a CDS encoding alternative oxidase, translating into MWCATLHTETYFRNAVLVVRDDEAKHRVVSHDFANQLQNA; encoded by the coding sequence ATATGGTGTGCCACATTACACACCGAAACGTACTTCAGAAATGCGGTTCTGGTTGTAAGAGACGATGAGGCCAAACATCGTGTTGTGAGTCATGACTTTGCTAATCAACTGCAAAACGCCTAA
- a CDS encoding DUF6164 family protein yields MATLLFRLNNVAEDEAEDVRQLLDEKGFAFYETQAGFFGLGVAAIWLVNDEQFPIAKATLDEYQTKRAIEQRQHYENLRANGEIPGFFQSILQHPLRFIGVLLLIAFVLSLMLIPFWKTLHP; encoded by the coding sequence ATGGCGACTTTATTATTTCGACTTAACAATGTAGCTGAAGATGAAGCAGAAGATGTCCGGCAATTACTGGATGAGAAAGGCTTTGCCTTTTACGAAACTCAGGCCGGATTTTTTGGCCTTGGTGTGGCAGCCATATGGTTGGTGAATGATGAACAATTTCCCATTGCCAAAGCCACTCTCGATGAATATCAGACCAAACGCGCTATCGAACAACGTCAGCATTATGAAAATCTGCGTGCCAATGGTGAAATCCCAGGGTTTTTCCAATCCATTCTTCAGCATCCACTTCGCTTTATAGGCGTGTTGCTGTTAATAGCTTTTGTATTGAGTCTGATGTTGATTCCTTTCTGGAAAACATTACATCCTTAA
- the groL gene encoding chaperonin GroEL (60 kDa chaperone family; promotes refolding of misfolded polypeptides especially under stressful conditions; forms two stacked rings of heptamers to form a barrel-shaped 14mer; ends can be capped by GroES; misfolded proteins enter the barrel where they are refolded when GroES binds), translated as MAAKEVKFGADARQLMVKGVNTLANAVKVTLGPKGRNVILDKSYGAPTITKDGVSVAKEIELENKFENMGAQMVKEVASQTSDAAGDGTTTATVLAQAILREGMKSVTAGMNPMDLKRGIDKAVTAAVEELKKMSSPCDDDKAIAQVGTISANSDKSVGDIIAEAMKKVGKEGVITVEDGRGFENELDVVEGMQFDRGYLSPYFVNEQQTMSANLDDPYVLLYDKKISNIRELLPTLEAVAKSSRPLLIVSEDVEGEALATLVVNNMRGIVKVCAVKAPGFGDRRKAMLEDIAVLTGGTVISEEVGLNLEKVTLDDLGQAKKISVSKENTTIIDGAGRADEITARVEQIRAQIADSSSDYDKEKLQERVAKLAGGVAVIRVGAGSEIEMKEKKARVEDALHATRAAVEEGVVAGGGVALVRAEVSLGELKGDNLDQDAGIAIARRAMQEPLRQIVTNSGDEASVVLNEVAAGKGNYGYNAASGEYGDMIEMGILDPTKVTRTALQNAGSVAGLMLTTEAMIAEIPKEEAPAMPDMGGMGGMM; from the coding sequence ATGGCTGCTAAAGAAGTCAAATTTGGCGCTGATGCGCGCCAGCTGATGGTCAAAGGCGTGAATACGCTGGCCAACGCGGTAAAAGTGACATTAGGACCTAAAGGTCGCAATGTTATTTTGGATAAAAGCTACGGCGCACCAACTATTACTAAAGATGGTGTTTCAGTTGCTAAAGAAATCGAATTAGAAAACAAATTTGAAAATATGGGCGCACAAATGGTGAAAGAAGTTGCTTCACAAACTTCTGACGCTGCGGGTGACGGTACTACTACTGCCACCGTACTTGCCCAGGCAATCTTACGTGAAGGCATGAAATCAGTCACAGCGGGCATGAACCCAATGGATCTGAAACGCGGTATCGATAAAGCCGTGACTGCTGCAGTTGAAGAGCTGAAAAAAATGTCTTCACCTTGTGACGATGATAAAGCGATTGCTCAAGTCGGTACTATCTCTGCCAACTCTGACAAGTCAGTTGGTGACATCATTGCTGAAGCAATGAAAAAAGTCGGTAAAGAAGGCGTTATCACGGTTGAAGATGGCCGTGGCTTTGAAAACGAACTCGACGTTGTTGAAGGTATGCAGTTTGACCGTGGTTACCTGTCTCCATACTTTGTAAACGAACAGCAAACTATGTCAGCCAACCTGGATGACCCATACGTTTTGCTGTACGACAAAAAAATCTCTAACATCCGTGAACTGCTGCCAACACTGGAAGCCGTTGCCAAATCAAGCCGTCCACTGCTGATCGTTTCAGAAGACGTTGAAGGCGAAGCGTTGGCTACTCTGGTTGTCAACAACATGCGCGGCATTGTTAAAGTCTGTGCGGTTAAAGCGCCTGGCTTTGGTGATCGTCGTAAAGCTATGCTGGAAGATATCGCTGTATTAACTGGCGGTACCGTGATTTCTGAAGAAGTTGGTCTGAACCTGGAAAAAGTCACTCTGGATGATCTGGGTCAAGCGAAGAAAATTTCTGTCAGCAAAGAAAACACCACTATTATTGATGGTGCGGGCCGTGCTGATGAAATCACTGCACGTGTTGAACAGATTCGTGCACAAATCGCTGATTCATCTTCAGACTACGACAAAGAAAAACTGCAAGAACGCGTGGCTAAATTAGCCGGTGGTGTTGCGGTAATTCGTGTTGGTGCTGGCTCTGAAATTGAAATGAAAGAGAAAAAAGCCCGTGTTGAAGACGCATTACATGCGACTCGCGCTGCCGTTGAAGAAGGCGTAGTTGCTGGTGGTGGTGTTGCTCTGGTTCGTGCCGAAGTGAGCCTGGGCGAGCTGAAAGGTGACAACCTGGACCAGGATGCTGGTATTGCTATCGCACGTCGTGCAATGCAGGAACCCTTACGTCAAATCGTAACCAACTCTGGCGATGAAGCTTCTGTTGTATTGAATGAAGTTGCTGCAGGTAAGGGTAACTACGGTTACAACGCGGCAAGCGGTGAATATGGCGATATGATTGAAATGGGTATTCTGGATCCAACTAAAGTAACGCGTACGGCATTGCAAAATGCTGGTTCGGTTGCGGGTCTGATGTTGACCACTGAAGCCATGATTGCTGAAATTCCGAAAGAAGAAGCGCCTGCAATGCCTGATATGGGCGGTATGGGCGGCATGATGTAA